A window of Plantibacter sp. PA-3-X8 genomic DNA:
ACTCAGTTTCTGGATATTCGCGACTCGTCGATCAGGCGCGGAGGGTCTGGCTCGGGCCCTCGCCGAAGCGGTTCCGGTAGGCGGAGGCGAAGCGGCCGAGGTGGACGAACCCCCACCGCTTCGCGACCTCGCCGACCGTGGTCTCCTGCGGCGAGCTGTCGGCGAGCTCGCGCCGGGTGCGGTCGAGGCGGATGTCGCGCAGGTAAGCGGTGGGCGACATGCCGAGCTCGCGACGGCAGTGGAGCTGCAGCGTTCTCGTGTGCAGCCCGGCCGCCTTCGCCGCGTCGGCGGGCGTGATGGGCTCCGCCGCGTGGTGGTGCAGGTATTCGACCGCGAGGCGGGTGCGCGCCATCGAGGGCTCGCGGAGCGGCTCCGGCAGGTCGACCACCGCCCACGGTGCGAGCTGCAGCAGCGCGAGGGCGAGCGGTCGCTGGGCGTTCATGCGGAGCAGCGGAGGGGCCATCTCGTCGGTGAGCACCGGGGTGGAGGCGTTCAGCGCCACGCGCCAGCGCTCGATCGCCTCGGGTGTCGGCGTCGCCTCGAGGTCGAAGGACACCGCTTGACTCGGGCCGGCGTGGATCTCGGTCGCGATGTCCTCGAGGTACGGTGCGGAGAACAGCACGGAGTTCTGCCGATGCGGGGTGAGGTGCACCGTGTACGGCCGGTGGAACGGGAGGACGAACGGGTGTCGCGGGATCTCCATCCGTTGGCCGTCGCGACGCACGATCCAGCCGCCGCCGGTCGTGACCCACGAGACCACATAGTCGGTGAGGCCCGGGGTCTCGCCGGTGACGTGCCCGGTCATCGTCGCGGTGCGGAGCGAGACGCGGTCGTCGCCGATCGACACCCACTGGAACGAGAACGGCTCGGAACCGCGGGTGACGGTGAAGCGGCTGCCGTCGTAGGCGCGCTCGTAGTTCTGCCGGGCGACCGCCGGGTCGTCGCCGCTGACCGTGACCTTGCGGATCGGAACCGTCGACACCGAGCTACTCGTGCTGCCGAGCAGCGGGCCGGTGTCGGAGTCACTCTCCGGATCTGATTCGGATGCGAGGAAGGAGTGTTGCATGGTCGTCCTTGTGCGAGTGGGGGTCTCTTCGTCGCGGGACGGGCCCCATGGCCCCGTCGGTTTCCCGCGTCATTGGAGAGACGGACCGAGAGGAGGGAATCTCACGGTTCACTCAGCAGTTCGTCAGACAACGCCGTACCGGATGCCTCGCCGCACGCGTTTGGGTGAAAACTCAGTAGTCGGGACCTCCTGGTGAGGAGATGAATCCGTCCCCGTCGCCCCGTCCCTGAGCCTGTCGGCGGGCAGCCGAAAGCGCCCGTTCCGTCGTCCTGAAGCTCTCCAGACGACGCAACGGACGCTCTCGGTGATGTCGCAGTGCCGCCTACGCTGCGTCCAGATACCCGTTCGGGTTGAGGACGAACTTCTGCGCAGCCCCCGCATCGAACTCGGCGTACCCGCGCGGGGCGTCCTCGAGGGTGATCGCGGTGGCGTTGACGTTCTTCGCGATGTGGACCTTGTCGTGCAGGATCGCCATCATCAGGCCGTGGTTGTACTTCATGACCGGGCACTGACCGGTGGTGAACGACAGCGACTTCGCCCAACCGGTGCCGAGACTCAGCGACAGCGCGCCCTTCTTCGCGGCCTCGTCGATGCCGCCCGGGTCACCCGTCACATAGAGCCCGGGGATGCCGAGCGCTCCGCCGGCCGCGGTGATGTCCATGAGCGAGTTGAGTACGGTCGCCGGGGCTTCGTGACCCGCGTCGCCGCCGTGACCACGAGCCTCGAACCCGACGGCGTCGACCGCGCAGTCGACCTCCGGGACACCGAGGATCTGTTCGATCTGCTCCGCCGGCTCGCCCTTGGTGAGGTCGACCGTCTCGCAGCCGAAGCTCCGCGCCTGCGCCAACCGGTCGGCGTTCATGTCGCCGACGATGACCGCAGCGGCGCCGAGGAGCATGGCCCCGGTCGCTGCGGCAAGTCCGACCGGTCCCGCACCTGCCACGTAGACGGTCGAGCCGACGCCGACACCCGCCGTCACCGCACCGTGGAAGCCGGTCGGGAAGATGTCGGAGAGCATCGTGAGGTCCATGATCTTCTCGAGCGCCTGGTCGCGGTCCGGGAACTTCAGGAGGTTCCAGTCCGCGTAGGGCACGAGCACGTACTCGGCCTGGCCGCCGACCCAGCCACCCATGTCGACGTAGCCGTAGGCACTGCCCGGGCGGTCGGGGTTCACGTTGAGGCAGATGCCGGTCTTGCGCTCCTTGCAGTTGCGACAGCGACCGCAGGCGATGTTGAAGGGCACCGAGACGATGTCGCCGACCTTGATGAACTCGACATCCGGTCCGACCTCGACGACTTCACCGGTGATCTCGTGTCCGAGGACGAGGTTCGGCGGTGCCGTGGTGCGGCCGCGGACCATGTGCTGGTCGGAGCCGCAAATGTTGGTCGCGACGGTCTTCAGGATGGCGCCGTGGGGGACTTTCCGGCCGACGTTGGCCGGGTTCACCCCCGGTCCGTCCTTGAGTTCGAAGGTGGGGTAGTCGATGTCGATGACCTCGACGACACCCGCTGCTTTGTAGGCGACAGCTCTGTTACCTGACACGTGATCCTCCTTGATCGCGGGCGCCCGTTGTGGGGCACCCTGTGTCTGCTCGACCCTATCCCGCCCCTGTCGCGAGCGGCAGTCCCCCGGTCCCGCAGAACACCTCCGTCGGTCCCTGAGCGCACCTCCATCGGCTCCTGAGCGCACCTCCGCCGGTCCCTGAGAACACCTCCGCCGGTCCCTGAGAACACCTCCGCCGGTCCCTGAGCTTGTCGAAGGGCACCCCTGTGGAGAGCGCCCTCGGTCGTCCGCCACCTTGTCTAGGCTGCCCGGAGGCCGTTGTCCGAAGCTGCGGTCTCACATGTACAGACGGAGGCTCAAAACGTACACTTGCGACATGTCCCGGATCAACGTCACCGAAGCTCGAGCGAAGTTCTCCGAGCTCATCGCGCGATCCCACACCGAAGCCGTCTTCGTGGAGCGTCGCGGGCGCGCAGAGGCCGTCATCATCAGTCCCGAACGGTACGACCGGATGATGGAAGCGCTCGAAGACGCCGAGGACGCCCGTGCCTTCGACGCGGCGATGGCCGAGGAGGGCGACAGCATCCCGTGGGCACAGGCGAAGGCCGACCTCGGCTGGGAATGAGTCGATACGACATCGAGCTGCGGCCGGCCGCGATCAAGGCGCTCCGCAGGATCGACCATCAGGACCAGCGACGCATCCGGGCCGCGATCGCTCTGCTCGGGGAGAACCCACGCCCGCCGAGCGCCACGGCGTTGCAGGGGCGCCCCGGCTTCCGAGTCAGGGTGGGCAGGTATCGGATCGTGTACACGATCGATGACGGTGTGCTCCTCGTGGTCGTCATCACGCTCGGCCATCGGAGCGACGTCTACCGGGGCTGACGTCCGGCGACCTCGTGTCGGCGCCCACCTCTACGCTGGTGAAGCAGACCCCGAGGAGAGCACCCAGCATGAAGAAGACTCCCTTGGCGTTGCTCGGCGCGCTCCTTGCAGCCATCGTGGTGCTCGTCGCAACGCAGGTCGACGGCGGTATCGTGTTCGGCGAGCCAGGATCATCGACGCCGACATCCGTCGTGCCGACGCCCGCGGCGGTCAGCCCGAGCGCGCGGGCATCGCTCGAGGCCGCCGGCTTCGCTGTCGTGGACGCGTCTGGGCAGTTGGTCGTCTCGGCCACCGCCGTCGAAGACGCGCTGGCCGACGTCGACACCGCCACCCGGGTCGCCACCGGCTACGACCGGGACCGGTTCGGTCAGCGCTGGGCCGACATCGACCGCAACGGCTGCGACACCCGCAATGACGTGCTCGCGCGCGACCTCGTCGACGTCACTTTCAAGCCGGGGACCCGCGACTGCGTCGTCCTCACCGGCGTTCTGCACGACCTCTACACGGGGTCGACGATCGACTTCCAGCGCGGTGAGCGGTCGAGTCAGCTTGTGCAGATCGATCACGTCGTGCCGCTCGCGTGGGGTTGGCGTCACGGCGGGAACACGTGGACTGAGCAGCAGCGGGAGCAGTTCGCGAACGACCCGATCAACCTGCAGGCCGTCGACGGCGCGACGAACTCCTCGAAGTCGGACTCCGGCCCCGGCGATTGGATGCCGCCCTCGGCCGCCTCCCACTGCGAGTACGCGGCTCGGTTCGTGCTCGTGCTGATGGCGTACGACCTCACGGTCGACGACGCCGACCGCCAGGCGCTCACGGGCACGCTGGACAGCTGCCGGGCGTAGCGCCCTCGGCACCACAGCAGGACAAACGCCCGAGAACCGGAGGTTTCCCGCGATTCCATCCTGTTCTCGCGCCAATATCCTGCTGTCACGTGGCACGAAAAAAGCGGCCCACCGAAGTGGACCGCTTTCCGAAATGTGCGCCCGAAGGGATTCGAACCCCCAACCTTCTGATCCGTAGTCAGATGCTCTATCCGTTGAGCTACGGGCGCATTGCTTGCTGAGAGAAGAGAACTTCGGCTCGGCAGGCCGAAGTAGAGCCTACAACACGGAAGCCGAAGACGCGAATCGTGCTGCGAGGGGTACGGGGCCGGGGAGGGTCACGCCCTTCGACAAGCTCAGGGACCGGGGAAGGTGACGCCCTTCGACAAGCTCAGGGACCGGAGGAGGTGGCCCAGGGACCCGGATGGTCGCTCAGGGACCGGAGGGGTGGTTCAGGGGCGGGTGCGGCCCGCGGACCTGGGAGGGCTCCCCATCGACACGACGGGCGCCGACATGGAACAGTCGATGCGACCATCTGCCGAGAGGATGACGTGAGCACAGCAGCAGGACCGACGAACGACGGGTTCACCATGATCGGCCGCCATCCCGTCAGGGCGAACCTCGTCCTCATCCTCATCCTGTCGGGCATCCTCGCCACCGTCCTCGGCTGGATCACCGGAACCGTCATCGACGGCATCTTCGACATCGCACCCACGGCGCTCATCGTCATTCCGGCCTTCTTCCTCCTCACCGCAGGCATCTGCCTGTCCTACCTCCGGACCGCCTTCCGCCCGGTCGGTGTCGACACCGTCCGCGGCACAGCCCTCCTCGGCGGCCAGACGATCCCACTCCGCTCGATCGTGAGCGGCGAGCTCCTCACCCGCAATCCCGCCGCGACCACGCCGGCCCTCAGCCTGCGACTCACGACCGACACCGGCACACGTGCGCGCATCATCGTGAACGGCGGTTGGCTCCGGAGCCTCCCCACCTCCGACCTCGTGCCACTCGTCGCGCTCATCGCCGGCAGCGGCATCCCCGATGACACCGGTCAGGATCCGCTCGACGTCGGCCGGGAACGCATCTCGCGATCCCTCGCCGGGAAGGGCTCGGACGTCATGATCGGTCGACGCGGGTTCATCGGCGACTGCATCACCGTGGCGGAATCCACCGGCGACGTGAAGCTGCTCGAAGCGGTGATCCAGGCCGCGGGGCCGCTCGGCCGAAGCATCCGGGACGAGGCGATGCGGGCCACCCAGGGCGCGGCGGAGGAGGTCGTGCGCGCGCATCAGGACGTGGCTCCAGCGGCGCCCGAAGCCCCGAACCCTACTCCCCTCGTGCCGCCTGCGCCGCAGTACGGGTCGGTCGTCGCGGAGGAGGACGAGACGACGGCGGTCGACGACAACGACACGGACGACGACCGGTTCCGTCGACCGGACGACCCGGCCCGGCTGGCCGCGGAGCAGATCGTCGGCCGAGTGCACCTCGACAAGCTCGGTGACCGGAATGGGGCGCTTGGCAATCGGGATGCGGAGCTTGGCAATCGGGATGCGGAGCTCGGCAATCGGGATGCGGAGCTCGGCAATCGGGACGCGGAGCGCGGCGACCCGGACGACGGACGCGAGTTGCCGTCGTGGATTCCGCCACAGGACCAGGCTCGGGTGCGGTCCTGGCTCGCGGACGACGACGACGTCGTCCACCTGCAACCGATTCCGGAGACGGTCGGCGCGCACACCCTCCGGAAGGTCTGCGACCGGATCCTCATCGGGCTCGCCGGCATCGGCCTGCTCGCGATCTTCGGCGCGGCCATCGCGGAAGGGGTCATCGACCGCCTCCTGCCGTCCGACGCGAACGCGCTCGTCGCCGTCGCCGTGGTCGGCTCGGCACTGCTCGCGTTCGTCGCGTGGGTCGTCGGTGGCATCGCGCGGGCACGCGAGCTCCACATCGCCCAGCAGTTCTCCCTTGACTGGCTCGACCGACGCGGCCCGGAACAACGCCGCCGCGGACTTCCGCCGGTGCTCTTGCAGCACTTCCTCGGCCCGATCCCCGCGTCGCGCCTGTTCGCGGCCGGGGCGTACTTCGGCACCTGCATCGGCGGTGTCGGTGTCCTCGCGGGCGCCCTCCTGTCCGTCGACCCGGAGGAGCTCGGCGCGACCGGGCCGATCATGCTCGGCGTCAGCCTCGTCCTCACGGCCGTCGGGACGGTGCTGTTCATCGTGCGCTGGCGGCGGGTCAAGCGGCAGCGGGCGCTGGCGATCGAGCTCGGCGGCGAGCGCCTGGCGTACCTCGGGAACCTGTAGGCGAGCGGGCGGTCGGCGGACCCTTCGACAAGCTCAGGGACCGGACAAGGATCCACCGCTTTCGACAGACTCAGGCGCCGGACGAGATCCCGCAAACCTGGGTCGAAAACACCCCTTGCGCAACCGGTACTCAGTGTTACTATCTACCAGTACCTAGTATCACTCAGTAGTCGGCAAGGAGTGCCATGGCGAAGCAGATGACCGAGATGCTCAAGGGGACGCTCGAAGGCATCGTCCTGGCGCTGCTCGCCGGCTCCCCCGCCTACGGCTACGAGATCACCGCCCGCCTGCGCGACAAGGGCTTCACCGACATCGCCGAAGGCACCATCTACGCGATCCTCGTCCGGATCGAGCAGAAGGCGCTCGTCAGCATCGAGAAGCTCCCCTCCGAGAAGGGCCCACCCCGCAAGGTGTACGCCCTCAACCCCGACGGCGAGCGTTACCTCGCCGAGTTCTGGAACACCTGGAGCTTCCTGTCCGAGCGACTCGAACAGCTCCGAGACGAAAGGTCCTGACCATGTTCCTCAGCCGCATGATCGAGGAGAAACGGCACTACAAGCGGTTCCGCGCACGCACCCGGGCGCTCCCGCCCAACTACCGGACGACCGTCGAGGCACTCGAGCACTACGTGTACTACTTCGCCTCCGCGCGCAGCACGAACCTGCTCCCGCTCCTCGACAACCTCACCGAGCTCTTCGAAGAGGCCGCAGCCAACGACATGCCGATCCGCAGCATCGTCGGCGACGACCCGATCGAGTTCATCGAGGAACTCATCCGCAACTACGCACCGGGCGAGTGGATCCTCAAGGAACGCGCACGCCTCACGAGCGCGATCGACGCCGCTGCGCACGGCACCGGTCCCGGCAGCGACCCTCGCTGACCTCCCCGACGCCACCGCACTGACCACCCGCAGAGCCGGGCACACCGCACCACCCGCTGCAGATCGCACCACAGGTACCAGGTCGACGCCGCAACCATCGACCATCGACACCGCGCCTGGGTAGCGCTGTTCGTCGCGCCCATCCGCGACCGCTTCGGCAGCTCCTCCACCCGCACCTCGCGCCCCTCCGAGCGCGTCCATCAGCGACCCCGAAAGGCCGGACACCATGCCCACGACCACCGCACCACCCGCCACTGCGCCGACATCCGCGATCCACCTCCGCGGACTCACCAAGTCCTTCGGCACACTCGACGTCCTGCGCGGCGTCGACCTCGACGTCGAACGCGGCAGCATCTTCGCCCTGCTCGGCTCCAACGGCGCCGGCAAGACCACCGTCGTCAACATCCTCTCGACACTGCTCCGTGGAGACGGCGGCACCGCGCAGGTCGGCGGGTTCGACGTCGTCTCGCAAGCCGCCCGGGTGCGCGAGACGATCAGCTTGACCGGCCAGTTCGCCGCCGTCGACGACACCCTCTCCGGTCGCGAGAACCTCGTCCTCGTCGCCCGGCTCCGTCACCTCCCGCAACCGAAACGGATCGCCGACGAACTCCTCGCGCGGTTCTCCCTCACCGATGCCGGCACCAGACGAGCGGGCACCTACTCGGGCGGGATGCGGCGCCGCCTCGACATCGCCATGAGCCTCGTGGGTGACCCCTCGGTCGTCTTCCTCGACGAGCCCACCACGGGGCTCGACCCGGAAGCACGACTCGAGGTCTGGGAGGTCATCACGGAGCTGGCCGGACACGGCACCACCGTCCTCCTGACCACCCAGTACCTCGACGAGGCCGAGCACCTCGCCGACCGCATCGCCATCCTCCACGAGGGCCGCATCATCGCGAACGGGACCCTGTCTGAACTCAAGCGGCTCCTCCCGCCGGCCGCGGTCGAGTACGTCGAGAAGCAGCCCAGCCTCGAGGACGTGTTCCTCGCCATCATCGGCCATCGCGACGCCCGGAACGACATCTCCACGACGCACTCCGACACCGACAGGGAGCAATCATGACCACGTTCACAGCACCCACAGCCCGTCCCGCCGTCGCCCGACGACGCTCGCACCTCCTCAGCGACACGAGTGTCCTGACGGGTCGATCCATGCGGCACATCACGCGCAGTCTCGACACGATCATCACGGTCACGATCACCCCGATCGCCCTGATGCTCCTGTTCACCTACGTCTTCGGCGGAGCCCTGGCGACGGGCACCGACACCTACGTCACCTACCTGCTCCCGGGCATCCTGCTCATCACGATCGCCTCCGGCATCGCGTACACGGCGCTCCGCTTGTACACCGATCTGCAGAGCGGTGTCTTCCAGCGGTTCCACTCCATGCCGATCTCACGATCGGCGATCCTCTGGGCGCACGTGCTCACGTCGCTGGTCTCCAACGGCCTGTCGCTCGTCATCGTCGTGGCAGTCGCCCTGGTGATGGGGTTCCGATCCCCGGCCGGTCCGCTCGCCTGGCTCGGCGTCGTCGGGATCCTGGCCCTGTTCACCCTCGCGCTGACCTGGGTCGCCGTGATCGCCGGGCTCGCGGCGAAGAGTCCCGACGGTGCGGGTGCGTTCGCCTACCCGCTGATCTTCCTGCCCTTCATCAGCTCGGCGTTCGTCCCGACCGACACGATGCCGGGCCCGGTGCGCTGGTTCGCCGAGCACCAGCCCGTCACCTCGATCGTCGACACCATCCGACGACTGTTGGCAGCCGAGGCCGTCGGCGGCGAGATCTGGATCGCGCTCGCGTGGTGCGTCGGGCTGCTCGTGGTCGCGTACGGGTTCGCGACGCTCGTCTACCGGCGACGCCTGGCGTGACCGCGGCGGTGAGTCGGCGACCGCCTCAGCGGACTCGTCGAGCGACCGGCAGCGCTACTGCGCGACGACCTTGGCGAGCACCCAGTGCGCGCGGTCGAGGGAGTTCGCGGGTGCCGGCTGGTACTGGAAGGCCCGCGCGCCACGCTGGACGGAGACACCCTGCGCCGTCGCAGCGGCCTCCAATAGACCGGTGAAGCGCTGCCAGCCGTCGAGCCCCTGCGGGAACCCGAAGTTCTCCTCCAGCGAGGTGACCAGCACCTCAGCGCCGGAACCCGCGGGCCACACCTCGATCACCGCGTCCTCCTTCGAGATCTGGTTGAGGCCCCAGACGCCCGGACGCAGTGACTTCAACCGACTCTTCGGCAGGCCCTCGATGAGCGCGACCGCACCGGCGGTGTCGGTCCCGAGGATGACGGAGCGACCGAACTCCTGCAGGGTCGCGGGGATCCTGGCCTCCTTGCTCTCGCCGGCCTCACGCAGCTTCCGCCGACCGAGTCCCTTCAACACCCCCAGCCCGACGATGGCGAGCAGGACGAGAATGGCGATGATCGCGAGCACGTTGCTGTCCACAGGAGCCCCCCAAGGCTGTCGATTCCGGGCGGTTCGCCCAGGACGAGGATGCCGCAGACCCGACATCCCTTCAATGGGTACCGGTCCCCACCCCGTCAAGCCACGGTCAGGCCGGCGACGGGAGTCCAGCGTCAACGGCCGCCGACCCCCGCCTGTCCGTCGACGCCGAGACGGTCGACGCAGGAGCGGACCGTGCGACCTCCCGCCACATCGCAGCCGGCGTCACGCCCGGGATGCCCATGATGGAGGCGATACTCCGGAATCCGCTTCGCCGATACAGCGCCCGATTGCGCTCGTTCGACGACTCCAGGTACGCGGGGAGGCCGGCGGCGTCGATGGCGCGCAGGCGTGACTCGAGGAGCGCACCCCCGACACCGGCCCCGCGAGCGCCGTCGCCGACGCCGATCTGTGCGAGGTACCAGTGCGGTTCGGCCGGACGGTGCAGCGCGAGGGTCCGCTGCAGGCGCATGGCTCGCGGAAGTCCGCGCAGCCCCAGCGCACGGGCGAACCTCGGCAGCTGCCGCACCTGGTCGAGCACGGAGTGGCGGGCGTCCGGCGGCTCCCAGACGGCGACACCGAGGACGACGCCGTCGCTGTCCCGGCGAGCG
This region includes:
- a CDS encoding helix-turn-helix transcriptional regulator, which codes for MQHSFLASESDPESDSDTGPLLGSTSSSVSTVPIRKVTVSGDDPAVARQNYERAYDGSRFTVTRGSEPFSFQWVSIGDDRVSLRTATMTGHVTGETPGLTDYVVSWVTTGGGWIVRRDGQRMEIPRHPFVLPFHRPYTVHLTPHRQNSVLFSAPYLEDIATEIHAGPSQAVSFDLEATPTPEAIERWRVALNASTPVLTDEMAPPLLRMNAQRPLALALLQLAPWAVVDLPEPLREPSMARTRLAVEYLHHHAAEPITPADAAKAAGLHTRTLQLHCRRELGMSPTAYLRDIRLDRTRRELADSSPQETTVGEVAKRWGFVHLGRFASAYRNRFGEGPSQTLRA
- the fdhA gene encoding formaldehyde dehydrogenase, glutathione-independent; translation: MSGNRAVAYKAAGVVEVIDIDYPTFELKDGPGVNPANVGRKVPHGAILKTVATNICGSDQHMVRGRTTAPPNLVLGHEITGEVVEVGPDVEFIKVGDIVSVPFNIACGRCRNCKERKTGICLNVNPDRPGSAYGYVDMGGWVGGQAEYVLVPYADWNLLKFPDRDQALEKIMDLTMLSDIFPTGFHGAVTAGVGVGSTVYVAGAGPVGLAAATGAMLLGAAAVIVGDMNADRLAQARSFGCETVDLTKGEPAEQIEQILGVPEVDCAVDAVGFEARGHGGDAGHEAPATVLNSLMDITAAGGALGIPGLYVTGDPGGIDEAAKKGALSLSLGTGWAKSLSFTTGQCPVMKYNHGLMMAILHDKVHIAKNVNATAITLEDAPRGYAEFDAGAAQKFVLNPNGYLDAA
- a CDS encoding type II toxin-antitoxin system Phd/YefM family antitoxin, with amino-acid sequence MSRINVTEARAKFSELIARSHTEAVFVERRGRAEAVIISPERYDRMMEALEDAEDARAFDAAMAEEGDSIPWAQAKADLGWE
- a CDS encoding type II toxin-antitoxin system RelE/ParE family toxin; the encoded protein is MSRYDIELRPAAIKALRRIDHQDQRRIRAAIALLGENPRPPSATALQGRPGFRVRVGRYRIVYTIDDGVLLVVVITLGHRSDVYRG
- a CDS encoding HNH endonuclease family protein; the encoded protein is MKKTPLALLGALLAAIVVLVATQVDGGIVFGEPGSSTPTSVVPTPAAVSPSARASLEAAGFAVVDASGQLVVSATAVEDALADVDTATRVATGYDRDRFGQRWADIDRNGCDTRNDVLARDLVDVTFKPGTRDCVVLTGVLHDLYTGSTIDFQRGERSSQLVQIDHVVPLAWGWRHGGNTWTEQQREQFANDPINLQAVDGATNSSKSDSGPGDWMPPSAASHCEYAARFVLVLMAYDLTVDDADRQALTGTLDSCRA
- a CDS encoding PadR family transcriptional regulator; translation: MAKQMTEMLKGTLEGIVLALLAGSPAYGYEITARLRDKGFTDIAEGTIYAILVRIEQKALVSIEKLPSEKGPPRKVYALNPDGERYLAEFWNTWSFLSERLEQLRDERS
- a CDS encoding DUF1048 domain-containing protein gives rise to the protein MFLSRMIEEKRHYKRFRARTRALPPNYRTTVEALEHYVYYFASARSTNLLPLLDNLTELFEEAAANDMPIRSIVGDDPIEFIEELIRNYAPGEWILKERARLTSAIDAAAHGTGPGSDPR
- a CDS encoding ABC transporter ATP-binding protein: MPTTTAPPATAPTSAIHLRGLTKSFGTLDVLRGVDLDVERGSIFALLGSNGAGKTTVVNILSTLLRGDGGTAQVGGFDVVSQAARVRETISLTGQFAAVDDTLSGRENLVLVARLRHLPQPKRIADELLARFSLTDAGTRRAGTYSGGMRRRLDIAMSLVGDPSVVFLDEPTTGLDPEARLEVWEVITELAGHGTTVLLTTQYLDEAEHLADRIAILHEGRIIANGTLSELKRLLPPAAVEYVEKQPSLEDVFLAIIGHRDARNDISTTHSDTDREQS
- a CDS encoding ABC transporter permease yields the protein MTTFTAPTARPAVARRRSHLLSDTSVLTGRSMRHITRSLDTIITVTITPIALMLLFTYVFGGALATGTDTYVTYLLPGILLITIASGIAYTALRLYTDLQSGVFQRFHSMPISRSAILWAHVLTSLVSNGLSLVIVVAVALVMGFRSPAGPLAWLGVVGILALFTLALTWVAVIAGLAAKSPDGAGAFAYPLIFLPFISSAFVPTDTMPGPVRWFAEHQPVTSIVDTIRRLLAAEAVGGEIWIALAWCVGLLVVAYGFATLVYRRRLA
- a CDS encoding GNAT family N-acetyltransferase, with translation MFTIAPASPADLEEAAAVLATAFRQDTVTSTLVSGSDRERRLALLFEAMLCSGAASSGRVDLARRDSDGVVLGVAVWEPPDARHSVLDQVRQLPRFARALGLRGLPRAMRLQRTLALHRPAEPHWYLAQIGVGDGARGAGVGGALLESRLRAIDAAGLPAYLESSNERNRALYRRSGFRSIASIMGIPGVTPAAMWREVARSAPASTVSASTDRRGSAAVDAGLPSPA